The DNA region TACATACTATTATTAACTGCATTCGCCTGGTTGAAGAGGGGTTATGTGATAGCCGGGAAGAAGAAATGGAGTTTCTCAAACGTGCCGATGAAACAACGCTTCATTTGCTAAATATTATTAATGATTTACTCGACATTTCTAAAATCGAAGCAGGTAAGCTTTCTGTAGTCACCACACCTCTTGATCTCCGACAAATATTGTTAGAGGTGATTAATTTACAATCAGTTAATGTTCAACAAAAGGGCTTGCAATTAAAATGCGAGTTAGATTCTCAAGCAATACCAATTAAAGCAGATGCAGCAAAACTGAAGCAAGTGCTGATTAATGTTATCGGCAACGCCACTAAGTTTACTGACGCAGGAAGCATCACCATTGCTACAGAAATTCAACATAGTAATGGTAAATCTCAAGTGGTGGTAATAGTTAAAGATACAGGTATAGGGATTGATCCCACTCAACAGCACAAACTATTTCGCCCCTTTGTGATGGTGAATGGCACAACCAGCCGCCAGTTTGAAGGGACTGGACTGGGACTAGCAATTTCACGGAACTTAATCGAACTCATGGGAGGCAGCATTACTCTTGAAAGTACGGGACTTCATCAAGGTACGACGTTGAAAATTACCTTACCTTTGATTGATATCTCGCTGTTACCTACTGCAAAGAAAGAAGAAAATGTAGGGGATCTTGGATTTTCCTCTATGAATGATGCGGCAAAAGTAGGCCACTACCCTAGCCTACAGGAGTCTGAGAGAAGTCCTTCCTTGAGTAGTAACAAATCTGTAAAAGCAGATGTAGACAAAGAGAAGTCCTCGAAGTTCCAGGTGTTACTTGGGAACGAGACTTACGAGATTAGTCTTTCGCCGCAGCAAACTCTCTTGGTAAGTCTTCCAAAAGGGGGAGTTTGTGCGGATATTCTTTTAAAGAGGTAATTATTTAACAAGATTTGTTCTAGCTCATGGTTTGTAACCTACAGCTAGCACCACAGAAGCGGGAATTTCCACACCATTGTCCGTGGCATACTTTGATGCTCCGTCGATAATAGCATTCTCAATATTGCGCCGTTGCTCAAGGGTTTGCATTGCTAATATCGTGCCGAGACGCGCCGTACTCACAACAACCTTTGCCATCACATCTTCAGTTGAGCCACTAGTAAACTCAACGAGGTTGTCACCAACCCCGTTGGTCTTCAAAACCGGACGTGAGACTTTCACCTCATCCGGCTCCTCAATGAATCGGCGCTTATCATGCGTACTTCACAACTGAACCATCTACAGTTGTCTTTTCATCGTGGCAGTGTCTGTGTAATATCTGGAGATTTTTATAATCGTCTTTACCTCCCAAACTTTTGGGGATTTTGTGGTCAATCTCCAGTACATCTTCCTCTCGAAAGTACATTCGGCAGTGGGTACACTTCCCTTTTTGTTTCTTTAAGAGTGTTGCTACTCTCGTAGTCGTTTCTGGGTGTTCTCCCATTCTTGAACTCCAGTAAATTAGGTTGCCATCATAAGGACTAGCTTCGCCTTTAACTTTCACATGCCGAATAATTTTTGTTTCCGCGTGTGACCGTAACCGCAACGGGTTTTTACCCTCTTGCCTGGTTGCGAATACCCAATTATCACCACCTATGGTTTGCCAATATTTCTTTGTTACCCATCCCCTGGATTTCTTGGGGTGGCGGTGTTGCGCCCAAGCCTTTAGCTTTGGATACATGAGATTATCTAGGTCAGCAAAGATAACCTTGCTTACTGATGTTGAATAGTAGTTAGACCATCCTGTTATTACCGGATTTAGTCGGCTGATTAACGCCATTTGTGGCGCTGCTTTATGGTCATCGATGATACTTGCTATTCGGTCGTAATGTATCTTTTGCTTTTCCTTGCTTGGGGTGATGATTGTCTTGAAGCCTTGTTTTGAGTGGTATTTACCCACTTTCCACTGTCTTATGTTAAAACCAAGGAAGTTAAAACCTGGTTTTTCTGACCCATACTTATTTAAAGTGTGGGTTAGACGTGTTTTAGAAAGCTTCAATTCCAGACCCATGTCTATTAACCATTCAGAGATTATCTCCCTGCATCTTTGGACAACGGTTATGTCTTTGTGGAGAATCACAAAGTCATCGGCATATCGGATAACTTGAGGGCTTCTGAACTTTGTACCTTTTTTGTGATACCAAGTTTCCCTCATGGTTTGAGACATTTCTGGGAATGCCTTATTTATCCGTTCTTCCATCCCGTGAAGGGCGATGTTAGCTAGTAGCGGAGAGATTACCCCACCCTGTGGCGTACCCTCAGATGTTGGAAACAACTGCTTACCATCCATTACCCCCGCTTTTAACCATGCTCGAATTTGTCGGCGGATGGTGGGAGATGTATTTAATTTTCTTAGCAGTGCTTCATGGTCGATGCGGTCGAAGCATTTTGCAATGTCGGCATCAAGCACAAATTTACTTTTCTGCACAATTGCTTGGAATATTGCCTCTCTTGCATCATGACATGAGCGCCCAGGTCTGAACCCGTATGAGTTAGGCTCAAATCGTGCTTCCCATTCCGGCTCTAATGCCAGTTTGAACAGCGCTTGCAAGGCTCGGTCGTTCATTACGGGAATACCCAAAGGTCGTTTCTCATCCGTTCCTGGTTTGGGAATCCAAACCCGTCGTGTCGGTTTCACCTTTGACTTAGGTTTTATTTTTGTAACCAGTATCAAACGAGCTTCTGGGGATAGTGATTTAACACCGTCCACCCCTGCTGTCTTTTTGCCCTGGTTATCTTGTGTAACCCGACGAACCGATAGACACTTTGCTGCCCAGGAATTCATCAACGTCCTCTGGAGTCTGCGAAATGCTTTGACATCACCACGACGAGATGCTTTGTAAATTCGTTTTTGCAACTTAAAAACACGTCTTTCCAACTTACGCCAGTTGATGTGTTTCCATTCCACCATCGATTCATTACTCAAAACCGTTCTAATTGGGTTAGTCTTCAGGGGAAGAAAACCGTTTTTGTTAGGTTTAGGAGCAATTTGTCGTGTATTAGACTTTTGCATTGCTACTCATAACTTTACACTCCAAATCACCGTAAGTCCGTCAGCATATCTCTGTCATTACAACAGAGCGTTCGCTTCTGACTAAATCTTTACTCTCGTTGCATACGGTTAGCACCTACTCGGTTATCGACCTTACTGAGAGCAAACGAAAGGTTACTTCGTTCCGAATAACCATTGTTAGAACCTTTAGAATGATGCTATCCACCGGGTTTATTAGGAGTGCAACTGGTCAGGCGAGGAACTGCCAGCCCTTTATCCCTTACCTTTTGGCTCCAACGCATTAAGCCTTATTTCGCTGGTTCTTTATTACGATGGTTCGGCGCATCTTTGCTTTTGCTATTCATGGGTTCATGCTCGAAAGGGAACCAGCTTAGGCTGCCAGTTGTTCCTCCTTTTCATCCCGCTTTACGGATTGATGGCTAGTCGCTACCGTAGGGATGATGCTGTTACCGTTGCACCTACGGAGAGGGACTTCTCCTTAATTTCTTTTGGAGTCACCCTCATGGTTATTCAGTTATCATCTGAGAGAGATTAAAGTGCGAACTCAACCCAATGGGGTTATCTCTCAAATGTCACTCATCCCTGAATATTTCTATTCATTTCGAGTGAACGAATCGCACCCGCGCACTAAAGTGACGCGGATTCGGGCAAAGGTTATGATAACTTTTCGCGCTTTACCGCTATCTGGTTATCACTTTTGCCTTGTAAGTCGAACTGCTCTGAGGGTAAATGAGATAACCTACTTTCAGACGCGCTTACTTGTTCGCAGTTTATTCGATATTGCTGCCATGCCGACTTTAAGATTGACTCCAACCTTGGATACTCATATTGAGCATCCTGCAATGACAACTGATCCTCATTAACGTATCTACTCAGAAATGCACTAAAAATATCACGGTGCATAACAACTCCTGTCACATCTCTATGAACCCGTTGGGATAGCGATTTTTTGATACGACTACCATCTAAATGAGTTTGAGAGAGTGCAGTTTTCTGAGTAGAAAAAGTTATGAATTGACCACCAGCACTTTCAGCCTTGCGTTTCAATTCAGATTGTACAAATCCAGGTGATTTAGCAGAAATAGCCTTACCGTAGCGTTTCTGCCATCCTTTGACTGAGACTTTTTCCGTTTTAATTATGCTGCCATGCCTTAAAACCTCATTAACTACTTTACGGTTTTGAGACTTGGCATAAGAAGTTTTACGTCTTTCTAGTTCACGCTTCTTTTGAGCAACCTTTTTGTAGGATTTAGACTTGTTCCACCTGCGATTACCCTTTTTGACTTTGCCTTTTTTGGTAACTATTTTGCGTCCCTTTTTAGCTAAGAAATCTGGCTCATAATTGTCAGGATTATTAGCACGTTGGGAACGTTGCATTTTTTGTTGTAGTCTCGTTATCTCCTTCTGGAAGTTAGGGACTTTATCAGCAAAGGGCAACAGTCCCGCTTGATTGTCACTTACAAAAGCGATGTTGGAGATATTAAGGTCTAAACCAATAGTACCTTCTAAAACATAATTTTGTGGCTTTTGATGTGGTATCCCCTCGTTTATTATCTGGATAAACCAGCGACGTTTACCATTAATCTCTTTCCATAACAGACGAATGTATTTAACAGGTGAATTTAACCCATGCTGTATTACTGGATTAAATTTATCAATAATAGAGTTGAGTCTAAGTTTTCCCCAAACTACTTGATTATCTTTCCAGCGCAACCCTTGTTTGTTAGTCTTACCTTCAACAGACCTGAATCTATTAGAAGTTTTAAATCTAACTTTTTTGGCTAGTCCAAACAAAACTTTTTCACTAGCCCTAAAAGCGCGAGTGGCTATCGTCTGCTGAGTGTTTGAGTCTATTTTATCAGCAATCCATTTTGATTTATTACTAACTAACGTGGCATAAGCTTGTAATTCATAATCCGAATATCTATACAACTTTCTAGCTTCAGAGAACATATTAGAACGTTGTTTCTTTTGCTCTCTAGGTAACTTTCTAGCTGCTTGATAAATATCAGAATTTTTAACTAACTCCATCCTAGTCACCGCTTCATTTAGACAAGCATTGTATAGCTGTCTACTCGCTTGAAACCTAGCTAATAATTCTGATTCTTGCTTGCTGTCAACCACTAATGAAATTGTAGTTACGAAAGATGGAGTTTTGCTCTTAGCCACTGTTTTATCACCTCCTAAATTTTGTATAAGGCTCATTGCTATATACAATACACTGTTGTAATATATCTGTCAACACAATCATGTAAGGTGATGAAAAAATCTAGCAGGGAGTACAGGCATAACAATCATTCGGTAGGGTCTGCTACTGTGCATTTAATCTGGATACCCAAGAGAAGAAAACCCGTTTTAGTTGGAGACATTAAATTTCGTCTTAGCCAAATAATGACTGAGGTTGCAAATGAAAAAGGATGGATAATTAAATGCTTAGAGATTGCACCTGACCATGTTCATGCTTTGGTGGAATATGACCCCAGCACACCAATTAATTCAATTGTTAAAGCTTTCAAAGGTCGCTCATCCAGATATTTAAGACAAGAGTTTCCACAATTACTTAAACTTCCTACTTTGTGGACTCACTCGTATTACTACGATTCAACGGGAAAAATTTCATCTGCAATTATTGAGAAATACATTAATGACCCACATCACTACAAATAACCACTGCGGATAAATCCGCATGAGTCAGGTTTCCGCCACGATATAAATAACGTAGGTAGTTCAATTCATTTATTTTCTTGAACTACCTACTTCGTGGCTACCACCTTTCCCACGCTATTTAGGTGTAGAGAAAGTCCACTTTATAGGCAATTCAGTGACAGACACCTCAGTGAATCCCTCGGCGCTCAAGACCCTTTCACATTCGCCTCTTTCGCCGAAGCGGAACAAAGGCGGCCCCGAAGGTAGATCCAGATCCATGTTGCCATAAGTCTGCACCGAACCCAGTATAAGAGCCATAAACGGATTGCACGTTGGCGGTGTCCAACAGGTAAAGGCATATCGCCCTCCCGGTTTGAGTACGCGAAAGGATTCAGCGATCGCTCTTTCTGGGTTGGGGAAATGGAGGATGCTCAAGCTACAAACAACCGCCTCAAACTGGCCCGACTCAAAAGGAAGGTTCTCAGCATCTCCGTTATAAAATGATGCTTGAGGGCATCGCACTCTGGCAATAGCCACCATATTCTCTGCATAGTCCAATCCTGTTACTATGGCCTCCCGCTTTAATGCTGCGGCACTAAGCCAGCCAGTCCCGCAAGCTACATCGAGCAACCTCAAACCAGATGCTCCTACAGCATCCAATATGGCTTCATCCACCTGAGAAGTTACAGTAGCGATCGCTTCATCATATTTTTGGGCTACGAGAGAAAATCTGTCACGCTCGAACTGTTTGAATGGATCATGAACACTGGTCGAGTCATCTGTCATTTGTTACTTTTGCTCCTTATCATTCAAAAAAACAGGTTGGCCGCCTTGCTTAAGAGATACTGTTAAAGCAGCAAGAATTTCTACTAACTGTGCGCCTACCCAGCCAGACGAAACCTCTGAGGGAGTATTGTTAAGAACAGAGACAACAAAGCAGGAGCAAACTCGCCCCAATGGTTCCCCTGGCTCTAATTCCAGCATCACCTGCTTTTGATTTAGAGGAATAAATTGATTCCCCTGCTGTTCAAACTCACCATGTAGTAGGGTGAGAGGTGATGATTGCGACATTTCATCAAAAATCAAACTACCAAGGTTACCTACAATCGCCAGCCGTCGCTGCTTATCAGGATTTAGCCAGCATAAGTGAATATAAGCTTGAAAGTTATCTGGATATGTCAGTGTTAGCCATACTAGGTCAGCTAATCCTTGAGATGGGGAGTGGGTCATTTCCCTACTCCCTGCTCCCCACTCCCTACTCCCCTCTCCCTGTAGCCACACCGTACCCGTTGCTTGTACTTTCACAGGGGTCTGTCCCAGCCAAGCGTTAAAGATAGCAATATCGTGAATAGCTAAGTCCCACAGCGCATCAACATCTTGCCGAACAGGCCCCAAATGGGTGCGCGTCGCGTAGCCATAGCGTAAATCACCTAATTTCCCCGCTTGTACTACAGTTTTTCCTCGCTCAACTGCTGGGTGAAATAAATAAGTATGGTCAACCATGAGTATTAAATGATGCTGCTCTGCTAACTGGCAAAGTTCCCGACATTCTCCTGGGTTGAGAGTTAGAGGTTTTTCAGCTAAAACATGGTATCCCTGTTGGAGAGCGTCTTTAATTAAAACGTAGTGAGTGGTAGCTGGAGTTGCGATCGCCACCCCTGTCAACCCTGGAACTTTCTTTAAATCTTCCCATTGAGTTGTTAAGACTACATTATCATCTAAATTAAACTGCTGTTTTATCGCCGCTAATCGTTCTGGATGGGGGTCTATTACAGCAACTACATCTACTTGAGGATGTGCTAAGAAATTCCGCAGCAAATGCACTCCCCAACGCCCAACTCCGATGACAGCAATTTTAATTTGGTTTGTCATTAGTCATTAGTCATTAGTCATTAGTCATTAGTATGCAAGGGACTAGGGACAAATGACCACTGACCAGCACTATTTTTGGTTTAGGGTATTTGCGGGTTAGGAATTGCTAAAAAGGCTACTTTAGCTGCGGCTTGTTCAGCAGTTTTGATTGATCGCCCTTTACCTTCTCCTAACTTGTTTCCGTGTAGCCAAACTTCAGCCACAAAACGTTCTTGATTGCGGTGCGGTTGAGTGACTTCCACAACCCGATACTCTGGTAAAACTTTAAATTGTGCCTGAGTCCATTCTTGGAGAGCAGCTTTGTAATTAAGTCTGGCAGGATCGAGGCGAATTTCTGTTGTTAGTTGTTGAAAGTGGGGATCTAGCCAAGAGCGGATC from Nostoc commune NIES-4072 includes:
- the ltrA gene encoding group II intron reverse transcriptase/maturase, translating into MQKSNTRQIAPKPNKNGFLPLKTNPIRTVLSNESMVEWKHINWRKLERRVFKLQKRIYKASRRGDVKAFRRLQRTLMNSWAAKCLSVRRVTQDNQGKKTAGVDGVKSLSPEARLILVTKIKPKSKVKPTRRVWIPKPGTDEKRPLGIPVMNDRALQALFKLALEPEWEARFEPNSYGFRPGRSCHDAREAIFQAIVQKSKFVLDADIAKCFDRIDHEALLRKLNTSPTIRRQIRAWLKAGVMDGKQLFPTSEGTPQGGVISPLLANIALHGMEERINKAFPEMSQTMRETWYHKKGTKFRSPQVIRYADDFVILHKDITVVQRCREIISEWLIDMGLELKLSKTRLTHTLNKYGSEKPGFNFLGFNIRQWKVGKYHSKQGFKTIITPSKEKQKIHYDRIASIIDDHKAAPQMALISRLNPVITGWSNYYSTSVSKVIFADLDNLMYPKLKAWAQHRHPKKSRGWVTKKYWQTIGGDNWVFATRQEGKNPLRLRSHAETKIIRHVKVKGEASPYDGNLIYWSSRMGEHPETTTRVATLLKKQKGKCTHCRMYFREEDVLEIDHKIPKSLGGKDDYKNLQILHRHCHDEKTTVDGSVVKYA
- a CDS encoding transposase, which translates into the protein MSLIQNLGGDKTVAKSKTPSFVTTISLVVDSKQESELLARFQASRQLYNACLNEAVTRMELVKNSDIYQAARKLPREQKKQRSNMFSEARKLYRYSDYELQAYATLVSNKSKWIADKIDSNTQQTIATRAFRASEKVLFGLAKKVRFKTSNRFRSVEGKTNKQGLRWKDNQVVWGKLRLNSIIDKFNPVIQHGLNSPVKYIRLLWKEINGKRRWFIQIINEGIPHQKPQNYVLEGTIGLDLNISNIAFVSDNQAGLLPFADKVPNFQKEITRLQQKMQRSQRANNPDNYEPDFLAKKGRKIVTKKGKVKKGNRRWNKSKSYKKVAQKKRELERRKTSYAKSQNRKVVNEVLRHGSIIKTEKVSVKGWQKRYGKAISAKSPGFVQSELKRKAESAGGQFITFSTQKTALSQTHLDGSRIKKSLSQRVHRDVTGVVMHRDIFSAFLSRYVNEDQLSLQDAQYEYPRLESILKSAWQQYRINCEQVSASESRLSHLPSEQFDLQGKSDNQIAVKREKLS
- the tnpA gene encoding IS200/IS605 family transposase, whose product is MKKSSREYRHNNHSVGSATVHLIWIPKRRKPVLVGDIKFRLSQIMTEVANEKGWIIKCLEIAPDHVHALVEYDPSTPINSIVKAFKGRSSRYLRQEFPQLLKLPTLWTHSYYYDSTGKISSAIIEKYINDPHHYK
- a CDS encoding class I SAM-dependent methyltransferase, with product MTDDSTSVHDPFKQFERDRFSLVAQKYDEAIATVTSQVDEAILDAVGASGLRLLDVACGTGWLSAAALKREAIVTGLDYAENMVAIARVRCPQASFYNGDAENLPFESGQFEAVVCSLSILHFPNPERAIAESFRVLKPGGRYAFTCWTPPTCNPFMALILGSVQTYGNMDLDLPSGPPLFRFGERGECERVLSAEGFTEVSVTELPIKWTFSTPK
- a CDS encoding Gfo/Idh/MocA family protein, encoding MTNQIKIAVIGVGRWGVHLLRNFLAHPQVDVVAVIDPHPERLAAIKQQFNLDDNVVLTTQWEDLKKVPGLTGVAIATPATTHYVLIKDALQQGYHVLAEKPLTLNPGECRELCQLAEQHHLILMVDHTYLFHPAVERGKTVVQAGKLGDLRYGYATRTHLGPVRQDVDALWDLAIHDIAIFNAWLGQTPVKVQATGTVWLQGEGSREWGAGSREMTHSPSQGLADLVWLTLTYPDNFQAYIHLCWLNPDKQRRLAIVGNLGSLIFDEMSQSSPLTLLHGEFEQQGNQFIPLNQKQVMLELEPGEPLGRVCSCFVVSVLNNTPSEVSSGWVGAQLVEILAALTVSLKQGGQPVFLNDKEQK